In the genome of Dermacentor silvarum isolate Dsil-2018 chromosome 1, BIME_Dsil_1.4, whole genome shotgun sequence, one region contains:
- the LOC119448730 gene encoding LOW QUALITY PROTEIN: homeobox protein BarH-like 1 (The sequence of the model RefSeq protein was modified relative to this genomic sequence to represent the inferred CDS: deleted 1 base in 1 codon): MPFFSAGYPDLSAAYLSSGGASWPSSAFPLSPAVSSVEAALAGPVQHQHSAQAPVLPLSPSAAASDALQAGRELRKARRNRTVFTEGQLMGLERRFDSQKYLSTPDRADLARVLGLTQLQVKTWYQNRRMKWKKQVRAPPVLTRHR, from the exons ATGCCTTTCTTTTCAGCCGGTTACCCAGACCTCAGCGCCGCGTACCTGTCAAGCGGAGGCGCCTCGTGGCCTTCGTCTGCGTTCCCGCTCAGTCCAGCGGTGTCTTCGGTGGAAGCAGCCCTTGCTGGTCCCGTACAGCACCAGCACTCAGCGCAGGCACCCGTCCTGCCCCTGAGCCCTTCGgcggcggccagcgacgctctgCAGGCAGGCCGCGAGCTGCGCAAGGCGCGGCGTAACCGGACCGTGTTCACAGAGGGCCAGTTGATGGGCCTCGAGCGGCGCTTCGACTCGCAGAAGTACCTGTCCACCCCCGACCGCGCCGACTTGGCGCGGGTT CTGGGACTCACGCAACTGCAGGTCAAGACCTGGTACCAGAACAGGCGCATGAAGTGGAAGAAACAGGTGCGCGCACCGCCTGTTTTAACGCGGCATCGTTAA